The Myxococcota bacterium genome has a segment encoding these proteins:
- a CDS encoding mechanosensitive ion channel translates to MDERMTALTMNALELVTTYGLQVVGAIAVLVVGRIAAGAVRRGVHRSLERAGTDATLVPFLSNGVYYLLLAAVIIAVLNLFGVQTTSLVAVMGAAGLAVGMALQGTLANFAAGVMLLVFRPIRTGDYVEVAGVAGTVGEISVFTTALDTPDNVHITVPNGSIFGTTIKNYSRNAQRRNDIVVGISYDDDIGKAIETIQGVLREDARVLADPAPVVAVIEMADSSVNITVRPWCAKEDYWALRFDLMRALKERLEAAGCSIPYPQRDLHVIPPAAR, encoded by the coding sequence GCCCTCACGATGAACGCTCTCGAGCTCGTGACCACCTACGGACTCCAGGTCGTCGGTGCGATCGCCGTGCTCGTCGTGGGGCGCATCGCGGCCGGCGCGGTGCGGCGCGGCGTCCACCGCTCGCTCGAGCGCGCCGGCACCGACGCGACGCTCGTCCCGTTCCTCTCGAACGGCGTCTACTACCTGCTGCTCGCCGCGGTGATCATCGCGGTGCTGAACCTGTTCGGCGTGCAGACGACGTCGCTCGTGGCCGTCATGGGCGCCGCGGGCCTCGCCGTCGGCATGGCGCTGCAGGGGACGCTCGCCAACTTCGCGGCCGGCGTGATGCTGCTCGTCTTCCGCCCGATCCGGACCGGCGACTACGTCGAGGTCGCCGGCGTCGCCGGCACCGTCGGCGAGATCAGCGTCTTCACGACGGCGCTCGACACGCCGGACAACGTCCACATCACCGTTCCGAACGGGTCGATCTTCGGAACGACGATCAAGAACTACTCCCGGAACGCGCAGCGCCGGAACGACATCGTCGTCGGCATCTCGTACGACGACGACATCGGGAAGGCGATCGAGACGATCCAGGGCGTGCTGCGCGAGGACGCGCGCGTGCTCGCCGATCCGGCGCCGGTGGTGGCCGTGATCGAGATGGCCGACTCGTCCGTGAACATCACGGTGCGGCCGTGGTGCGCGAAGGAGGACTACTGGGCGCTGCGCTTCGACCTGATGCGCGCGCTGAAGGAGCGCCTCGAGGCGGCGGGCTGCTCGATCCCGTACCCGCAGCGCGACCTGCACGTCATCCCGCCCGCGGCGCGCTAG
- the mscL gene encoding large-conductance mechanosensitive channel protein MscL has protein sequence MSLISEFRDFAMRGNVVDMAVGVVMGGAFGKIVSSFTNDVLMPPIGMLTGGIDFSDKALVLKEAVGETAAVTLNYGTFVNTVIDFLIIAFAIFMVVKAMNSAKRKEEAAPPAPPAPSKEEVLLTEIRDALRSR, from the coding sequence TTGAGCCTCATCAGCGAGTTCCGGGACTTCGCGATGCGCGGCAACGTCGTCGACATGGCCGTCGGCGTCGTGATGGGCGGCGCGTTCGGGAAGATCGTCAGCTCGTTCACGAACGACGTGCTGATGCCGCCGATCGGCATGTTGACGGGCGGCATCGACTTCTCCGACAAGGCGCTCGTGCTCAAGGAAGCGGTGGGCGAGACGGCCGCCGTGACCCTCAACTACGGCACGTTCGTCAACACGGTCATCGACTTCCTGATCATCGCGTTCGCGATCTTCATGGTCGTCAAGGCCATGAACTCCGCCAAGCGCAAGGAGGAGGCGGCGCCGCCCGCACCGCCCGCCCCGTCGAAGGAAGAGGTGCTCCTGACGGAGATCCGCGACGCGCTGCGCTCTCGCTAG
- a CDS encoding M18 family aminopeptidase, giving the protein MPDPIADLIAFIDRSPTPYHAVAETAARLRAEGYERLSENEVWDLGPGDRRYLERNEGTLVAFEVGVQAPSRAGFRIVGAHTDSPNLRLKPLPDVSAHGYQQVAVEPYGGVLLHTWLDRDLSIAGRVTLRGEAGVETVLLDFARPLMRVPSLAIHLNRDLATKGLELNAQQHLLPVIGVGQGQSLVELVANELRAQGIASAPRILGFDLMAYDTQSSGVSGPRGEFVHASRLDNLASCHAGLSALLGARASGPPAFTRVLALYDHEEVGSRSAQGAAGPVLEYALDRIVAGFKGGEPQGLPRALARSVLVSADMAHAVHPNYADRHEPGHRPVIGGGPVIKANANQAYATDAATAGMFAALCDEVGVRPQHFVVRSDLGCGSTIGPITAARLGVRTVDVGNPMLSMHSCREMAGAADVAPMIAVLGAFYSADVALVDPASRGRQ; this is encoded by the coding sequence ATGCCGGATCCGATCGCCGATCTCATTGCGTTCATCGACCGCTCCCCGACCCCCTACCACGCCGTCGCCGAGACGGCCGCGCGCCTCCGTGCCGAGGGCTACGAGCGGCTGTCGGAGAACGAAGTCTGGGACCTCGGCCCCGGCGATCGGCGGTACCTCGAGCGCAACGAGGGGACGCTCGTCGCGTTCGAGGTCGGCGTGCAGGCACCCTCGCGCGCCGGCTTCCGCATCGTCGGTGCACACACCGATTCGCCGAACCTGCGCCTCAAGCCGCTGCCCGACGTGTCCGCGCACGGCTACCAGCAGGTCGCCGTCGAGCCGTACGGCGGCGTCCTGCTGCACACGTGGCTCGACCGCGATCTCTCGATCGCGGGGCGCGTCACGCTGCGCGGCGAGGCGGGCGTCGAAACGGTGCTGCTCGACTTCGCGCGGCCGCTCATGCGCGTCCCGAGCCTCGCCATCCACCTGAACCGCGACCTCGCGACGAAGGGGCTCGAGCTCAACGCGCAGCAGCACCTGCTCCCGGTGATCGGCGTCGGGCAGGGGCAGAGCCTCGTCGAGCTGGTCGCGAACGAGCTCCGCGCGCAGGGGATCGCGAGTGCGCCCCGCATCCTCGGCTTCGACCTGATGGCGTACGACACGCAGTCGTCGGGTGTGTCGGGGCCGCGCGGCGAGTTCGTGCACGCCTCGCGGCTCGACAATCTCGCGTCCTGTCATGCCGGGCTGTCGGCGCTGCTCGGCGCCCGCGCGTCGGGCCCGCCCGCGTTCACGCGCGTGCTCGCGCTCTACGACCACGAGGAGGTCGGGAGCCGCAGCGCGCAGGGCGCCGCGGGCCCCGTGCTCGAGTACGCGCTCGATCGCATCGTGGCGGGCTTCAAGGGCGGCGAGCCGCAGGGCCTGCCGCGCGCGCTCGCGCGCTCCGTGCTCGTGTCGGCCGACATGGCGCACGCCGTCCACCCGAACTACGCGGATCGCCACGAGCCCGGCCACCGGCCCGTGATCGGCGGCGGGCCGGTGATCAAGGCGAACGCCAACCAGGCGTACGCGACCGATGCCGCGACGGCCGGGATGTTCGCGGCGCTGTGCGACGAAGTCGGCGTGCGCCCGCAGCACTTCGTCGTGCGCAGCGATCTCGGCTGCGGCTCGACGATCGGCCCGATCACGGCGGCGCGGCTCGGCGTGCGCACGGTCGACGTCGGCAATCCCATGCTGTCGATGCACTCGTGTCGCGAGATGGCGGGCGCGGCGGACGTCGCGCCGATGATCGCGGTGCTCGGCGCGTTCTACTCGGCGGACGTCGCGCTCGTCGACCCGGCCTCGCGCGGGCGCCAGTAG